A window of the Cicer arietinum cultivar CDC Frontier isolate Library 1 chromosome 6, Cicar.CDCFrontier_v2.0, whole genome shotgun sequence genome harbors these coding sequences:
- the LOC101495153 gene encoding ribonuclease S-F11-like, with amino-acid sequence MKSIILSFVVCVLFHCSVLAANESRIRVRASAPTPFPQPLDESYSSDLKKAKRTPPPPPPPPYIPNFDIFMLSETWPAAFCKINTCASPIPAPIKFKIHGLWPSNITGQQPEQCSPGITVPTDIGILGSILNKLNSNWPSLIDSKDLIVIRNNKLWQHEWKKHGSCSYPLFTFREYFETGLNLYAKHDLMAILAREGIKPGKFVSKVDIVDAIYKHINFKPQIRCAQDTRNTNYLYEIRLCFTVSKTPQYVNCTAQYINCAIDQVYY; translated from the exons ATGAAATCAATAATACTATCATTTGTGGTTTGTGTTCTATTTCATTGTTCGGTGTTGGCAGCAAATGAATCTCGCATTCGAGTTCGAGCATCCGCACCAACACCATTCCCACAACCGTTGGATGAATCTTATTCTTCAGATCTAAAAAAAGCAAAAAgaacaccaccaccaccaccaccacctcctTATATTCCAAACTTTGACATTTTTATGTTGTCTGAAACATGGCCAGCAGCATTTTGCAAGATTAATACTTGTGCCAGTCCTATTCCAGCaccaataaaattcaaaattcatggCCTATGGCCGAGCAACATAACCGGTCAGCAACCAGAACAGTGCAGCCCAGGCATTACAGTTCCAACAGATATTGGAATT CTTGGTAGCATATTGAATAAGCTTAACAGTAATTGGCCGTCGTTAATAGACTCTAAAGATCTAATAGTGATTCGTAACAATAAACTTTGGCAACATGAATGGAAGAAACATGGAAGTTGCTCTTACCCATTGTTTACATTCCGTGAATACTTTGAGACGGGGTTAAATCTTTATGCTAAACATGACCTCATGGCTATACTCGCCAGAGAGGGTATTAAACCTGGAAAATTTGTGTCTAAAGTTGATATTGTCGATGCAATATACAAACATATCAATTTTAAGCCACAAATTCGATGTGCACAAGATACTCGCAAtactaattatttatatgaaataagaCTTTGCTTCACTGTAAGCAAAACCCCCCAGTACGTGAATTGTACGGCTCAATACATCAATTGTGCTATTGACCAAGTGTATTACTGA
- the LOC101494086 gene encoding CASP-like protein 5A2: MNVSHASVHPVEEVPTTEGVVAVVDQNANAPRVRMKDIQGMPGTVGGLSLRASQFVFGAAALSIMASTSDFPSVTAFCFLVAAAGLQTLWSISLAITDVYAILVRRSLQNSRLVSFFTIGDGVTSTLMFAAACASAGITVLIDNDLGNCSENHCVQFETATGMAFICWFTTVPSFLLNFWSLASR; the protein is encoded by the exons ATGAACGTGAGCCATGCTTCGGTTCATCCAGTTGAAGAAGTTCCAACTACTGAAGGTGTTGTTGCTGTGGTTGATCAAAACGCAAACGCACCCAGGGTGAGGATGAAAGATATTCAAGGCATGCCTGGTACTGTTGGTGGCTTATCTTTGCGTGCTTCACAGTTTGTTTTCGGTGCTGCTGCACTTTCTATCATGGCTTCCACTAGTGATTTCCCTTCAGTCACTGCCTTCTG TTTCCTTGTTGCGGCTGCCGGCTTGCAGACTTTGTGGAGCATTTCATTAGCTATTACTGATGTATATGCCATCTTAGTAAGACGATCTTTGCAGAACAGTCGACTTGTCAGTTTTTTTACAATTGGTGATGGG GTCACTTCGACTCTTATGTTTGCAGCAGCATGTGCATCAGCAGGCATCACAGTGCTCATCGATAACGATCTTGGTAATTGCTCAGAGAACCACTGTGTGCAGTTTGAAACGGCTACAGGCATGGCTTTCATTTGTTGGTTCACCACAGTGCCGTCATTTCTGCTGAACTTCTGGTCTTTGGCATCAAGGTAA